In Carya illinoinensis cultivar Pawnee chromosome 16, C.illinoinensisPawnee_v1, whole genome shotgun sequence, a single window of DNA contains:
- the LOC122298660 gene encoding UPF0057 membrane protein At4g30660-like — MPTCCEICCEILIAILLPPLGVCFRHGCCSVEFCICLLLTILGYVPGIIYALYAIVFVDRDQYFDEYRRPLYSA; from the exons ATGCCGACATGCTGCGAGATCTGCTGCGAGATACTGATCGCGATCTTGCTCCCTCCTTTGGGCGTTTGCTTCCGCCACGGTTGCTGCAGC GTTGAGTTTTGCATCTGCTTGCTCCTGACAATTCTAGGTTACGTACCAGGAATAATCTATGCTCTCTATGCTATCGTGTTCGTGGATCGCGACCAGTATTTCGACGAGTACAGGCGTCCCCTTTACTCTGCCTAG